The Aeromicrobium yanjiei DNA segment ATGGTGACCCCGTCGTACATGCTCGCGCTCGTGGACGAGATGGAGCGCCAAGGCATCGACCCGCGCTCGACGTCGCTCGAGATCGGCATCTTCGGCGCCGAGCCGTGGACCAACGAGATGCGCCGGGAGGTCGAGGAACGGCTCGCGATCCGGGCGGTCGACATCTACGGCCTCTCGGAGGTCATCGGCCCCGGCGTCGCCCAGGAGTGCGTCGAGACCCAGGACGGCCTCCACGTCTGGGAGGACCACTTCTATCCCGAGATCGTCGATCCGTTCACCGACGAGGTGCTGCCCGACGGCGAGAAGGGCGAGCTGGTCCTCACGTCGCTGACCAAGCAGGCGATGCCGGTGCTGCGCTATCGCACCCGCGACCTCACCCGGCTCCTGCCGGGCACCGCGCGCAGCATGCGACGCATCGAGAAGATCACCGGCCGCAGTGACGACATGATCATCCTGCGCGGGGTCAACCTGTTCCCCACGCAGATCGAGGAGCTCGTGCTCGAGTCGGTCGAGCTCTCGCCGCACTTCCAGTGCGTGCTGACCCGGTCCGGACGCACCGACACCCTCACGGTCAAGGTCGAGCACCGCCCCGGAGTCGCCGCGGACAGCGCGCTCGCGGCCGGACGGCAGCTCGCGGCCCGGGTCAAGGCGACGATCGGCGTGACGGTCGGGGTCGACGTCGTCGCGACCGAGAGCATCGAGCGCTCGGTGGGCAAGATGCGGCGGATCGTGGACCTGCGAGCCGTGGGCTGAGGCCCGTCACCTGCCGACGAACTGCGGCTTCTCCTTCGCCAGGAAGGAGCGGACCGCCGCCGCGTGATCGGCCGACAGGCCGAGGCGGGCCTGGGCCCGCGACTCGGCAGCCAGCGCCTCCGCCAGCGGCAGGTCGCCCGCGCGAGCCAGCAGCTGCTTGGACTCCGCGAACGCCGCGGTGGGTCCCGCCGCGAGCCTCCCGGCCGTGGCCAGGGCGGAGCTCAGCACCTCGTCGGGGTCGCAGACCTGCCCGGCCACGCCCCACCGCACGGCGTCCTCGGGAGAGAACGGACGACCCAGCAGCACGAGCTCGCGGGCCCGCGACTCCCCCACCGCGCGGACGAGTGTCGAGGACAGGCCGGAGTCGCAGGTCAGACCGATCGCGCTGAACGCGGTGCCGAGCGTCGCGGCGGAGGAGAGCACCCGCAGGTCGCAGGCGA contains these protein-coding regions:
- the paaK gene encoding phenylacetate--CoA ligase PaaK gives rise to the protein MSTGHDIRRNAGLDDIETAPVEQIRELQLERLRWSIRHAYDHVEHYRTALDSAGVHPDDIRALGDLSRLPFTTKEDLRRHYPFGMFAVPQDQVSRVHASSGTTGRPTVVGYTRDDLATWAQVMARSIFAAGGRPGDILHNAYGYGLFTGGLGAHAGAELLGCTVVPISGGMTERQVRLIDDFRPRVIMVTPSYMLALVDEMERQGIDPRSTSLEIGIFGAEPWTNEMRREVEERLAIRAVDIYGLSEVIGPGVAQECVETQDGLHVWEDHFYPEIVDPFTDEVLPDGEKGELVLTSLTKQAMPVLRYRTRDLTRLLPGTARSMRRIEKITGRSDDMIILRGVNLFPTQIEELVLESVELSPHFQCVLTRSGRTDTLTVKVEHRPGVAADSALAAGRQLAARVKATIGVTVGVDVVATESIERSVGKMRRIVDLRAVG
- a CDS encoding enoyl-CoA hydratase/isomerase family protein, with product MSAATDVVTVDRDGAVAIVTINRPDRHNALDTATKIALREALDRVGEDDDVRAVVLTGAGASFCVGQDLGEHAAALEADASTAFDTVDEHYSPIVMALATMPKPVIAAVNGACVGAGLGFALACDLRVLSSAATLGTAFSAIGLTCDSGLSSTLVRAVGESRARELVLLGRPFSPEDAVRWGVAGQVCDPDEVLSSALATAGRLAAGPTAAFAESKQLLARAGDLPLAEALAAESRAQARLGLSADHAAAVRSFLAKEKPQFVGR